The Armatimonadota bacterium DNA window CAGACGGCGCATGTTCGCCGACCTGCAAACCGGCCAGAAGACCGGCATTTATCTCGATCAGGCGATCAACCACCTGCGGGTGGGGGCGTATTGTGCGGACGCCGATACCCTCGATTGTTTCTCCTACGCGGGCGGCTTTGCCCTGGCCGCCGCACTGGCCGGCGCTCGTCAGTTGACACTGGTTGATGCCAGTGCCGAAGCACTGGGGTTGGCGGCTGATAATCTGCGGCTCAACAACCTGTCAACACCAACCACCTTTGTCGAGGGTGATGTGTTTCAGGTGTTACGCCGGTATCGCAGCGATCAGCGCCAATTTGATGTCGTTATTCTCGACCCACCGAAATTCGTTCATCAACAGGCACATTTACAACGGGCGACACGCGGCTACAAAGATATTAATTTGCAGGCACTCCACCTGATCCGACGCGGTGGCATCCTGGCTACCTTTAGTTGTTCGGGGTTGGTTTCAGCCGATCTGTTTCAAAAAATCATCTTCGGGGCTGCGGTTGATGCCGGTCGCGATGTGCAAATTCTGGAGCGACTGACGCAGGCACCCGATCATCCGGTATTGCTGAGTTTTCCTGAAGCGGAATATCTCAAAGGTTTAATCTGCCGGGTGTGGTAAACTATAGACACTCGTATGTAGTTGCAGAGCAGGTATGAACTTCACGATCTTTGAAGATGGTCACATTGCCAGCCCAACCGGCTTTCG harbors:
- a CDS encoding 23S rRNA methyltransferase, yielding MTTVIILPGRERPIIQRHPWIFSGAIAEVRGNPAPGDVVDVCAKDGSWLARGFWSSTSQLRVRLATWDANQPLDETWLRETIARAVAGREYWLQNPAIACRLVFSESDGLPGLIVDRYGCYLVIQLLTQAMAVRADQVIAALVDLLAPRGIYERSDAEVREKEGLPPAVGLRWGETPPRLPVTLITALDQPVTRRRMFADLQTGQKTGIYLDQAINHLRVGAYCADADTLDCFSYAGGFALAAALAGARQLTLVDASAEALGLAADNLRLNNLSTPTTFVEGDVFQVLRRYRSDQRQFDVVILDPPKFVHQQAHLQRATRGYKDINLQALHLIRRGGILATFSCSGLVSADLFQKIIFGAAVDAGRDVQILERLTQAPDHPVLLSFPEAEYLKGLICRVW